Proteins from one Scyliorhinus canicula chromosome 6, sScyCan1.1, whole genome shotgun sequence genomic window:
- the LOC119967442 gene encoding LOW QUALITY PROTEIN: zona pellucida sperm-binding protein 3-like (The sequence of the model RefSeq protein was modified relative to this genomic sequence to represent the inferred CDS: inserted 1 base in 1 codon) translates to MVQLFGIMGDFGVRALFPVLMLVGTVCSSDTWQQFLGQRFPWSRVKATSVPQRVPLPPFGSHFRVSEGQSVSPLRTVVVQCAEDKLLVRVQLDLFGTRHLIKAADLTLGAAGCLPTRIYSQNHTVLFDYGLHECGSKLQMSGDFLIYNTHLTHSPEYHGSVIVRTNGAVVPIECRYFRKGNVSSNXIRPTWIPFSSTRSGEGHLSFSLRLMNGDWLTERTSTVYYLGDLIHIEASVSMSNHMPLKLYIDRCVATLSLDKDSTPRYSIIDYSGCLLDSQAEDSFSTFVLPSGERETDKLRFDLDAFRFFGDDRSLIFITCHLKVAPVDRRDSRNKACTFQKMQNIWTPLEESSIDICACCRVGNCATRELQFGSRGRRDLVAEAENDVGLKWEAEASLGPLIILDTDVTNLATDSLNEGRMQERSPGGVESEVILSVTLTVTAVSLISASLITLFLYRKRNPTLFTRSSN, encoded by the exons ATGGTTCAGTTGTTtggtatcatgggggattttggaGTGAGGGCTTTGTTCCCAGTGCTGATGTTAGTTGGAACTGTTTGTTCCTCTGATACTTGGCAACAGTTTCTGGGCCAGAGGTTTCCATGGAGCAGAGTCAAAGCCACCTCTGTGCCTCAGAGAGTCCCTCTTCCTCCCTTTGGTTCCCATTTCCGTGTGTCTGAGGGTCAAAGTGTGTCTCCACTGAGGACTGTGGTGGTGCAGTGTGCAGAGGACAAGCTGTTGGTCAGGGTCCAGCTGGATTTATTTGGAACCAGGCACCTGATTAAAGCTGCTGACCTGACCCTGGGGGCAGCAGGCTGTCTGCCAACCAGGATCTACTCTCAGAACCACACTGTCCTCTTTGACTATGGGCTCCATGAGTGTGGCAGCAAATTGCAG ATGTCTGGAGATTTCCTGATCTATAACACCCACCTGACCCACAGCCCAGAGTATCATGGATCTGTCATTGTGAGAACGAATGGAGCTGTCGTTCCCATTGAGTGTCGTTACTTTAG GAAGGGCAATGTGAGCAGTA CCATCAGGCCTACCTGGATCCCATTCAGCTCCACCAGGTCTGGAGAAggacatctttcattctctctgcGCCTAATGAATG gtgactggcttACAGAGCGCACTTCCACTGTCTACTACCTGGGTGACCTCATTCACATTGAGGCCTCTGTTTCAATGAGCAACCACATGCCCCTGAAGCTCTACATTGACCGCTGTGTAGCTACATTGAGCCTAGACAAGGACTCCACCCCGAGATACAGCATCATTGACTACAGTGG TTGCCTCCTGGACAGCCAAGCTGAGGACTCCTTTTCAACCTTTGTGTTGCCAAGTGGTGAGCGGGAGACTGACAAGCTCCGGTTTGACCTGGATGCATTCCGTTTCTTTGGAGATGACCGTTCATTG ATATTCATCACCTGTCACCTGAAAGTAGCTCCAGTGGATCGGAGAGATTCCAGGAACAAAGCTTGTACTTTCCAAAAGATGCAGAATAT CTGGACCCCATTGGAGGAATCGAGCATTGACATTTGTGCCTGTTGCCGTGTGGGTAACTGTGCCACAAGGGAGCTGCAATTTGGATCCAGAGGAAGGAGAGATCTTGTAGCTGAAGCTG AGAATGACGTTGGATTGAAGTGGGAGGCTGAGGCCTCACTTGGACCCCTGATCATTCTGGATACTGATGTGACCAACCTGGCAACAGACTCCCTGAATGAGGGAAGGATGCAGGAGAGGTCTCCAGGTG GTGTGGAGTCTGAGGTGATCCTGAGCGTGACCCTGACTGTGACAGCTGTCTCTCTGATCTCTGCTTCATTGATCACCTTGTTCCTGTACAGGAAACGCAATCCAACTCTGTTCACCCGGTCATCAAATTAA